One Gimesia aquarii DNA segment encodes these proteins:
- a CDS encoding sigma-54-dependent transcriptional regulator: MKTNSGSLLVVDDDQNILEAMADYLRSLGHRTETSLTCLDAIERLKEFPFQVVVCDVNLPDQDGFQLLEWVRENSPETAVIMLTGFGTIESAVEAIRLGAFEYLTKPVIDEELSLTIERCLEQRQVVEENKSLKAQLDQRFGLANIVGQDYKMQKMFDLIESVADTRTTVLILGENGTGKTMTARAIHQLSDRCSKPFVEVACGALPDTLLESELFGHKAGAFTGATHDKVGKFLQADGGTLFLDEIATSSPSLQVKLLRVLQDREFEAVGDNKTHSVDIRLILATNQNLEEMVAKGEFRQDLYYRINVITLTQPALRERISDIPLLIEHYLKIYNEQVGKSIKGFDASAVQAMLKYSWPGNVRELINVIERSVVLTKGDYIRIHDLPEQIRQEQSFLASSSNRVGNASLKSALANPERQIIIEALEANGWNRQNTAKALGINRTTLYKKMKKYEIDFEKQLMH, from the coding sequence ATGAAGACAAATTCTGGTTCATTACTGGTAGTTGACGACGATCAAAATATTCTGGAAGCGATGGCTGACTATTTACGAAGTCTCGGCCACCGTACAGAAACATCATTAACCTGTCTGGACGCCATTGAACGTCTGAAGGAATTTCCATTCCAAGTGGTCGTGTGCGATGTCAATTTACCAGACCAGGACGGCTTTCAATTACTGGAATGGGTGAGAGAGAACTCACCTGAAACTGCCGTTATTATGTTGACGGGATTCGGAACTATCGAAAGTGCTGTAGAGGCGATCCGGCTTGGTGCTTTCGAATATTTGACCAAACCGGTCATTGATGAAGAACTAAGTCTGACCATTGAACGATGTTTGGAACAGAGGCAGGTTGTAGAAGAAAACAAGTCACTAAAAGCCCAACTCGATCAGCGTTTTGGTCTGGCAAATATCGTGGGCCAAGACTACAAAATGCAGAAAATGTTTGATTTGATCGAAAGTGTAGCAGATACTCGGACGACGGTCTTAATTCTGGGTGAAAATGGTACGGGAAAAACGATGACTGCACGTGCGATTCACCAGCTTAGCGATCGCTGCAGTAAACCATTTGTTGAAGTTGCCTGTGGCGCGCTTCCAGATACTTTACTGGAGAGTGAGCTTTTCGGTCATAAAGCCGGCGCCTTTACGGGAGCAACTCACGACAAAGTTGGTAAGTTTCTACAGGCGGATGGTGGTACATTGTTCCTGGATGAAATTGCTACGTCTTCTCCCAGTCTGCAGGTAAAATTGTTGCGGGTTTTGCAGGATCGTGAATTCGAAGCAGTTGGTGATAATAAAACTCATTCTGTTGATATTCGTCTCATTTTGGCAACCAATCAAAATTTGGAAGAGATGGTAGCCAAAGGAGAATTCAGACAGGATTTATATTATCGCATTAACGTAATTACATTGACTCAGCCTGCACTTAGAGAACGCATCAGTGACATTCCGCTGCTGATCGAACACTATCTCAAAATTTATAACGAACAAGTTGGCAAATCCATCAAAGGTTTTGATGCTTCTGCAGTTCAAGCCATGTTAAAATATTCCTGGCCAGGTAATGTTCGAGAACTCATTAATGTCATTGAGCGGTCGGTTGTGTTAACAAAAGGTGATTACATTCGAATTCATGATCTTCCCGAACAAATTCGTCAGGAACAATCATTTTTGGCCTCTTCTAGCAATCGAGTGGGAAATGCCTCATTAAAGAGTGCTTTAGCAAACCCTGAACGTCAAATCATTATCGAAGCCCTTGAGGCCAATGGCTGGAATCGACAAAACACGGCCAAAGCCTTGGGAATCAATCGCACAACACTATATAAGAAAATGAAGAAGTACGAAATCGATTTCGAAAAGCAACTAATGCACTAA
- the cmk gene encoding (d)CMP kinase: MIVTIDGPAGSGKSTAARGLSQRLGFEFLDTGAMYRCVAWSVLDQNVDPTDEEAVEVISQQIKISFSDAQVLVDGRNVSEAIRTPEVTEVASLIAQYPVVRTELVRLQRQAAEGIDIVSEGRDQGTVVFPEAFCKFFLIADPQERARRRQAELRTQGKNMSVAEILQQIDQRDQRDEQRTVAPLVPADDAVEFNTSTLTIEEVLDQLEQIVRSRMSSKPH; this comes from the coding sequence ATGATCGTGACGATAGATGGTCCGGCAGGATCTGGGAAAAGTACTGCAGCACGAGGTTTATCGCAGCGTTTAGGCTTCGAGTTTCTTGATACAGGGGCAATGTATCGATGTGTTGCCTGGAGTGTGCTTGATCAAAACGTTGATCCAACTGATGAGGAAGCGGTTGAAGTAATTAGCCAGCAAATTAAAATTTCATTTTCTGATGCCCAAGTGCTGGTTGATGGACGGAATGTTTCAGAGGCAATCCGTACCCCTGAAGTGACGGAAGTTGCTTCTCTGATTGCACAATACCCGGTAGTGAGAACAGAGCTGGTACGTTTGCAGCGTCAAGCAGCTGAAGGAATTGATATCGTCAGCGAAGGTCGAGATCAGGGAACGGTGGTTTTTCCTGAAGCGTTCTGCAAGTTTTTTCTGATCGCCGATCCGCAAGAGCGAGCCCGACGCAGACAGGCAGAACTTCGAACTCAAGGGAAAAACATGTCGGTTGCAGAGATATTGCAGCAAATTGATCAACGCGACCAACGTGATGAACAACGCACCGTCGCCCCGTTAGTACCGGCCGACGATGCGGTGGAATTCAATACTTCGACTTTGACAATTGAAGAGGTTTTAGATCAATTGGAACAAATTGTCAGATCACGAATGAGTTCCAAACCTCACTAA